From the genome of Lutzomyia longipalpis isolate SR_M1_2022 chromosome 2, ASM2433408v1, one region includes:
- the LOC129788452 gene encoding metallo-beta-lactamase domain-containing protein 1 codes for MPNWNEIIVLFDGFSEVKKTSENGEIMLANCTCTLIKSQGVNIIIDTLTSWDSSKLLAALEKHNITPRDINFVVSTHGHSDHVGNNNLFLEAEKHIVGLSISKGETYFLHDWTDPFVINEDIKIIPTPGHTKECISVVVKGSNLGETVVIAGDLFERKEDILDDQLWRDAGSFCEATQRRSRAKVASIADTIIPGHGPAFAVTPEMRKSLQEQFGS; via the exons ATGCCCAATTGGAATGAAATAATTGTTCTCTTTGATGGATTTTCCGAGGTGAAGAAAACAAGTGAAAATGGGGAAATTATGCTTGCAAATTGCACATGCACTCTCATAAAATCCCAAGGAGTCAACATAATCATCGATACACTCACATCGTGGGATTCTTCAAAGCTTCTTGCCG CTCTGGAAAAACATAATATTACCCCGAGAGACATAAACTTTGTTGTATCCACCCACGGGCATTCAGATCACGTGGGGAACAATAATCTCTTCCTCGAAGCTGAAAAACATATTGTTGGGCTGAGTATTTCAAAGGGGGAAACATACTTCCTGCACGACTGGACTGATCCTTTTGTCATCAATGAGGACATTAAGATTATCCCAACTCCTGGACATACAAAGGAATGCATTAGTGTGGTTGTGAAAGGGAGTAATTTGGGGGAAACTGTTGTGATTGCTGGAGATTTATTTGAGCGGAAGGAAGATATCCTGGATGATCAACTTTGGAGGGATGCGGGGAGCTTTTGTGAGGCTACACAGAGGAGGAGTCGTGCAAAAGTTGCTTCAATTGCTGATACCATCATTCCTGGCCATGGTCCGGCATTCGCTGTAACTcctgaaatgagaaaatccctTCAAGAGCAGTTTGGCAGTTGA
- the LOC129788461 gene encoding U6 snRNA-associated Sm-like protein LSm4: MLPLSLLKTAQSHPMLVELKNGETYNGHLVSCDTWMNINLREVICTSKDGDRFWRMPECYIRGSTIKYLRIPDEVIDMVKEDVQQKTRNRQEMNKQNRGGQNQRGRNQQNRNNAFSGRRDQGNRQAPNNRPLAQGNKNNPQKKMPPK, encoded by the exons ATG CTCCCTCTGTCTCTGCTGAAAACAGCCCAAAGCCACCCGATG tTGGTGGAGCTGAAAAATGGTGAAACCTACAATGGACATCTGGTCAGCTGCGATACCTGGATGAATATTAATCTCCGTGAGGTGATTTGCACGTCAAAA GATGGTGACAGATTCTGGAGGATGCCTGAATGCTACATTAGAGGCAGTACCATTAAATACCTTCGTATCCCCGATGAGGTTATTGATATGGTGAAAGAGGATGTTCAG CAAAAGACAAGGAATCGCCAAGAGATGAACAAACAGAATCGCGGAGGGCAAAATCAACGCGGAAGGAATCAACAAAACAGGAATAATGCCTTTTCCGGACGACGAGATCAAGGAAACCGTCAGGCACCCAATAATCGCCCCCTGGCTCAAGGAAATAAGAATAATCCTCAGAAAAAGATGCCCCCAAAATAG